From the genome of Naumovozyma castellii chromosome 7, complete genome:
TAATTTCCCAACCCCGAAAAAAAAAGTCCGAGCTGACAAAAAAGTGAAATATATTCCAGAAAAGGTAAGCCATCAACGTCCCTTTACAGTACATGCAATTGTTAAAAGGGTGGGGTATCTACAATGGATTTTGAGTGTGATAACGGGTTAAGGTTAACAAGGTATTTGGATGAGAACCTTACTCTGACTCAAAAGGTTTTGCAAAAGTCAAAgtattctcttcttcatcatatcCTATCGCTAGGTCTCGATTGGACTTCGAGAAAAAGTTTTAGGACAGGTTTTTGGAGGGTCGCTGAACCAATGTGGTTTTACGTCTCCCAAACTACTGAACAACAAAGACTTTGGGATTACATTCTGACGTGCTACACGAGCGATGATCCATCTTGTTTGGATATGTCACCAGAGGAGGAACAACACGTGGAATCTTTATTCGATAGAGAGACTCCTATTCTTTCGGTATTTGGACGCTGTTCCCCAGAGAAAACTATGTACATTTCGTGCTCCTTAGCAGAAGGATGTAGAGATTTTGTTAGAAGTGTCGCCTCAGACTGTTATAAAGCTATTTTCGAGTCATTTGATTTATCGCTTCGTAAAACCATTTACCCAAAACGGAGATTTTTAAGACGGTTATCTTCTCCCGAAGAGACTAGGTGCCTCCCAGCATCCTCGTATTCAAATGTTCCATTCCctgtatttttctttgaatgtGAGAAAAAAGCCGCAGTTCTTTACCGAGACCTTCTGTTAGTGTATAGACGGAGGGCTATTGTTCGTGGGCTTGAACCTGCAATAggcaatattattaatatatttcGTAACCCACCTTATGAGATTCTGATGTATTTTTCGGACTAtagaattatcaaatacATGCCAATTTATCACGACAGCGATGTTACTCCGTCAGAAATTGAATGTTATCAGAAGGTTTTCCTATGGAAGTTGAACGTTATGACGAGGAGAAAGACAGGGGGGATgctttcatttttaaaaagTTGGGAACACCTGAAGAAGGAATTTGGTACGGAGTGGTTGAACTTTGCTACATTTGAGGAGTTTACCACGCGTTTCAATTGTGTTAGCCCTGAAAATGTTGTTCTTGATGGCGCTTTCACTAACTCTGCCATTTACTCGAAAGATGAAAGTACAGAAAAGCCTCCAATCTACTGCAacgaaaaggaaaaatgaattacGGGACAGGTCGGATTGTGTGTGGAGGTAGTAGATGAATTATCAAGAGATAAGCAAATATTTGTTGGAACTTTTGCTCTTTGCGACGATTGAGGATCTCAGCAATCGTTTCAATTATGTTGGTCTTGAGAGTGTTGTTATTGATGTCAgtttcactttcttcaatggtgAATTTTTAATTCGTGCTATTGAAGATTATTACTACATAgttataaataaaaaatagTGGCACCTAAAAAGGTGTTCTTTTTGATAAAAAATGTCCTTTTCTGTCCGATGATTTTAGTATTCCTACTGATTTGATTCCTAGGGCGtttaatttgttcttgttcttacTCAATATGGAAAGATGTGTCAGCTCGTGTAATCTGGTTCGGTTGCATCTTGTTTTTTTTCCTAAAACTTCTAATGTAGTTCTTGAGGGCATCTATTACCTTGTAGTTGGATTTGGGTTCTTCGTCTTCGTTCCACGGCTTTAACCGAAATGTCTTCATATAACTGGAAACAATCAATGGATCAAGTTCTGAAAAGAATTGCCGTTCCAATATAGGACCTATGAGAGGTACTCCCATAGATAAAATAGTCAGTGGATTCCAACCAAAAGGCCCGAGTGAAAGATTACTTAATAACAGTATTCCCAATGCAAAGGGAACAAGGCATAATATTTTGCTGATCCATCTTAGGCAACAGACCAACCTCAGTTTCATGGCGCAGCAATAAAGTCGCTTGTAAGTATTTACCTCATACTGCTCAAGATATCTTAAAGCTTGTCTCTCCTTTCCTCCTATACATGAGATTCTCTTCCAAAAGAATAGCGGTCCATTAATCctttttaatatctttttatttgcattcttcttgaagatCAAGCAACCCACAGTATTCTTGGCTCTGTTGATCTTTTCTCTTATGTTTGCAAGATCATCAGATGTTTCAATGTCTTCTGGAGTAAATGCCCGGCTTCCAAATTCCCTTGATATTTCGTTCGTAATTACCGTATGTCTGAATTGGTGGACCTTTGTAATAACCGTTTTAAGaaagtttttttttttattttctggCTTAAAACATTCATTAGCACAATATTCAGATAGGTTATCAACAATTGAAGCTAAGGGAACGGtaagaaaaagaatatcCTTATGCTGGTCTATTGTGCACGGATAAATCTCAGGTTTTGGGGAGTCAAAGCTTAGCCATGGTTGATATTGTGTAAATcttattctttcttctaAACTAGTCACAAGGTTCTCAGTACTGATTAGTATAATTCTAATCCCTTGAtagaaattggaaagaaaacTGGTTTTCACGAATTCGCGCTCTTCCCTTGTAACGCCTTGCTTGGTTACTACAGCAACTCCAGTAGACGTAGTGGTGGTAGTTGATTCTCCACTTTGATTGGGCGTTTCATAAATTTCGTTGTTCATAATGACGAATCTGTTTTGGTTGGTAGTGTTATCAGAAACTGCGTTGTCAATAATCTTAGTTTATCCACACCAACTGATTGTAAAAACAACTGGAAAGGATAGAAGTATTGTATGAAACAAAACATGAATATAACAGTCTTTTATAGTTTGTGTCAACTACAAAAATCGGCTTATATAGCCAACtttgtttttttctgtCATTAGTGGCGTCAATGGCCTATTAATATCAGACAAATTCTAACTTTATCTAAATACTTTACCTGCGGTGTCTGAATGCTGTGAcctttctttttatttaaaatacTCTGCTTCTAGCGACANNNNNNNNNNNNNNNNNNNNATCCTCATTTCATATAAATACATAAATCTActttatatatttctctaatcaaatattccaattgcatttaaaaaaaaattgaacgTTCCATTCTCGTCTTCGAAGAAAAATAACGTAGCGTTCATGCTCAATATCGGGAAAAATACCACATACAAATAACTATCACCATTGTAAGGAACATATAATGTGGTAAACTGGTTTAGGCTTTTTTCTAAGTACAGATAACCTTAAGATCATTCAGTTCTTCATGCCGTTGCGTGTGTTTTTTGTTAGTGTTGCTAGACACTATCACATTGAATCAACTAAAACACAAAATATCTGCAAGAGGAAAGACACAGTTTCTCGACAGAGAGTTTGATGTCAGATCGCAGTTGCTATTTACCAAGCCATAACAAAAGAACACGGCTACTAATTTTCTATCAACAATAATTCGTAATTTCCCAACCCCGAAAAAAAAAGTCCGAGCTGACAAAAAAAGTGAAATATATTCCAGAAAAGGTAAGCCATCAACGTCCCTTTACAGTACATGCAATTGTTAAAAGGGTGGGGTATCTACAATGGATTTTGAGTGTGATAACGGGTTAAGGTTAACAAGGTATTTGGATGAGAACCTTACTCTGACTCAAAAGGTTTTGCAAAAGTCAAAgtattctcttcttcatcatatcCTATCGCTAGGTCTCGATTGGACTTCGAGAAAAAGTTTTAGGACAGGTTTTTGGAGGGTCGCTGAACCAATGTGGTTTTACGTCTCCCAAACTACTGAACAACAAAGACTTTGGGATTACATTCTGACGTGCTACACGAGCGATGATCCATCTTGTTTGGATATGTCACCAGAGGAGGAACAGCACATGGAATCTTTATTCGATAGAGAGACTCccattctttcattatatgGACTGGATTCTTTACAAGAGAGCATGTTCATTTCATGCTACATACCAGAAGGATGCAGAGATATTTTTAGATGGGCCGATTCAGACTGTTATGAAGCTATTTTCAAGTCGTCTAATACCTCGGTACGTAAAACCATTTATCCAAGACgaacatttttgaaacGGTACTATCCGCCCTGGCTGACTAACTGTCTCCCAGCATCCTCATATTCAAATGTTCCATTCCCagtatttttctttaaatgtcAGAAAAAAACTGCAGTCCTTTACCGAGACCTTCTGTTAGTGTATAGACGGAGGGCAATAGTTCGTGGGCTTGAACCTACGATAGGCAATATTATCGATATATTTCGTAACCCACCTTATGAGATtctaatttatttttcgAAAGATGGAAATATCCAGTACATGCCAGTTTATCACGATAACGATGTGACAGTGCCAGAAATTGAATGCTACCAGAAGGTCTTTCTATGGAAGTTGGACATGATGACGAGGAGAAAGACAGGGGGCATTCTTGGCTTTATAGAAAGTTGCCGCAGCAAGAAGTATGAATTTGGTTTGGAGTGCTTGAACTTTGCGACATTTGAGGAGTTCACCAAACGTTTCGATTGTGTTAGCCCTGAGAGTGTTGTTCTTGATAGCATTTTCACTGACTCTGACATCCTCTAGAAAGATATACGTCTGAAGAGGCCTCACATCTGGTAATCCTCATTGTTAGGAATATTTCTAGTTTCTTTATATTGATTGTTTGTCTCAGAAGCACCCACACTTTACTTATTACTGGTGGATTCTCAATTTCcactattgaaaatattattacatagttataaataaaaaaatagtGGTACTTACATATTTAGTCTTGTCACATGTCTTGGGGCGGTTCTCAGTTTTTTTACTAGTATATTCTATTCGTTTCCAAGTGCTGGCATATCAGTCAAATCTGTATTAACCCAGCATATTACCACATTATCTCACAATTCATATGCTCTTAGTTTCattcaaagagaaaaaacGGCCTCATTGGTTTCTGCTTTTGAGATATATCTTAACGTTTTTAGTTACCGGTCCTACCCCAAAGCTCACTTTTACATTTCAATTCAGGATCACAGCAAAGTTTGTTCAATTCATAATACCTATTTCCTCttccatttatttatttcttagTTTATACTTATCGTTGCCTCATAATCTTCTCTTATTGTCGTATGTCCTAGTgcatttcaaaatatttttactTATCGGTCTCATTTTAAAATGTTTTCTTAGAGTAGGTGCATCAGTCAATCTTGTATTACAATACCCACTTTGGCGCTATGAAGAGGTTCTTTTCCTTATCGTAGGTAATGTTAAATGTGTTCGTTGCCACTTTCAATGTTATTTTGGTTGTTATGTTCAGCGTTATTTTGACTGTTACcgttcttctttttttccttcCATGGCTTTAACCAATAGGTTTCCCTGTAAATAGAAACCATTTGGGGGTCAAGCTTCTTAAAAAATATCCTTTCAATTATTGGGCGTATAAAGAGCACACCCAGTGATAACACTGACCATGCACCCCATCCAAAACCTCCCAGAGACACATGGCGTAGTAATAGGCCAGccaaaataaattgaacaatcaataatacccaattaattattcttatcCAGTATTGGATTAAAAGAATCCTAGAAAATCCATTGATTTCTTTGTACAGGTCAATCtcaaattttttgataTATCTTAACGACAGttcctcttctttttttatttctggAACTCTCCTCCAGAAAAAAAATCTGCCGTTAATCTTCTGCAGAACTGCTTTATTATAATCTGACTTAAATCTTAATACTTCCaccatttctttttcttttttgatTACCTGGCGGGAGTATGCtatatcatcatcagtaAATTCTAGGGTGAGTTTCTTAGGTTTGCATGCAACCCTAATATCGTGATTAATTTTATCTTCTGTATATTCATGCAACTTTGATATCACAGTTTTAATTGgcttttttttcttttctttatctttgaaacattCCTTTAAAAGATAGGTGCTTAGACTGTTAATAAGAGATGGTGTTCGGACGTAAAGGAAAATTGTTTCCCGATATTGATTAATTAAGCATTGGCAAACCCCACAGCGTGGGTATTCTTGGCTTATAACTAACTCATAATATTTccattctttattttcagGTAAGTTGGGGGTGAAATCCTCATTGCTAATTATAATGGACCTAACCCCGAGATAAGaaccattattaaaattggtAATGACTGTCTCTTTGCTTTCTTCAGTAATTCCTTGCTGGGATATTCTCTTTACTAGAATGCTGGAAGAAGGGGAAGGTGAATGTGTCAATAAAGAGAAATTAGAGCTTTCATTTTGGTTGGACATTTCATAAATTTCGTTGTTCATAATGAAGTATCGTATCTATTTTGGTTGGTAGTGTTATCAGAAACTGTGTTGTCAATAATCTTAGTTAACCACACCAACTGATTGTAAAAACAACTGGAAAGAATAGAAGTATTGCATAAAACAAAACATGAATATAACAGTCTTTTATAGTTTGTGTCAACTACAAAAATCAACTTATATAGTcatcttttgttttttttgTGTCATTAGTAGTGTCAATGACCTACTTATACTGGACAAACCCTAATGTTTTCTAAACTTTTAGCTGCGGTGTCTGGAGGTTGTGCCCTACCCGCTTGCTCTAAAATTAAACTTCTGCTAGTGACAGGTTGATCTCCctttttaaagaaagagGGACTGCTAACTGGAactaaattggaaaaagcATCTTTGGTTGTTCAATGGGAAGGACTCTCCAGGATAAAGAAGCATTGGACAATCTGTATACGTAGTTTAATCTGAAAGATGCTCTCCCCTCCACGCGTAAAGTGGTCTTAACACACACAACGCgagatttttcaatgaattatttaatatgaCAATGGATAATGGGTACCATCAACTTCAATAACATTTAGGCACATATCAGTACAACGCCaagataaaaaaaaatgccCTTGAACATCCTTGGAACCGCCCTATTTGAAGGGACAGACCAAATTCCGTATTATTCCACCATTAGAGCAGTGGCACCCTATGCAGCTGTTGCAGGAGCAATCAAGTATTGGTCTCGTGGTCCCTCCAACACCTGGGAGAGGAAACTACATGGGAAGGTGTATTTGGTTACTGGTGCGACGTCTCAAAGTATGGGGACCTCAGTTGTTTTGCAAATGGCGCAATTGGGGGCACAATTGATTATCTTAACGAGAGAGATTGATCAATGGTCGACTGAATGGTGTGAAGATTTGAGAGATAGGACCGGTAATGAATTGATCTTTATGGAGAAGTGTGATTTGGCTGATCTTTGGGATGTGAGGAAGTTTGCAACTAGTTGGTTGGATAATTCACCACCGAGGAGATTGGATGGGATTATTTGTATGTCAGGGGAGATGCAACCTTGGGGGATCCCACGATTATCTGTCCCCAAGAGAAGATCTTCACATGATGGGTTGGAGTTACAAATGGCTACGAATTTCATTGGTGTGTTCCATTTGATTAATTTGTTACAACCAAGTTTTAAAGCACAACCTCCTGATAGAGATGTTAGAATCATATTGACCACTTGTTGGTTACAAGTTATGGGTGATATAAATTTGGATGATCCCTTATGGCAAGATGTTAAATTTGATAGTTCgttcaaatttttttgtaGCAGTAAATTACAATTGGGTCTTTGTATGATGGAATTACAGAGAAGATTATTGCAAGAGATGCAAAAGGGTAAGACTCAAGATGGTGTACAAAGAACAGGGTTGAATGTTAGTGTTACGATGGTGCAACCTGGTACCATGAGATCACCAAGTTTACGAAGGGTTATTAGTAATGGATCCATTATTGTATTGATTGTGTTGTATTGTGTTATTCTTTATCCGATTTTATGGTTGTTTACTAAGAGTGGTAATCGTGGTGCTCAAAGTATATTATATGCTCTTATGACACCAGAATTGGAGGAAATTAATTTAAAGGATGATAAAGTTAAATATATATCGGATTGTTCCATTGTTAAATTTTCACGTaaggaatttgatgatgaagagtTACAAAGGAAATTATTTGAC
Proteins encoded in this window:
- the NCAS0G01860 gene encoding uncharacterized protein produces the protein MDFECDNGLRLTRYLDENLTLTQKVLQKSKYSLLHHILSLGLDWTSRKSFRTGFWRVAEPMWFYVSQTTEQQRLWDYILTCYTSDDPSCLDMSPEEEQHVESLFDRETPILSVFGRCSPEKTMYISCSLAEGCRDFVRSVASDCYKAIFESFDLSLRKTIYPKRRFLRRLSSPEETRCLPASSYSNVPFPVFFFECEKKAAVLYRDLLLVYRRRAIVRGLEPAIGNIINIFRNPPYEILMYFSDYRIIKYMPIYHDSDVTPSEIECYQKVFLWKLNVMTRRKTGGMLSFLKSWEHLKKEFGTEWLNFATFEEFTTRFNCVSPENVVLDGAFTNSAIYSKDESTEKPPIYCNEKEK
- the PBR1 gene encoding putative oxidoreductase (ancestral locus Anc_2.74) — encoded protein: MPLNILGTALFEGTDQIPYYSTIRAVAPYAAVAGAIKYWSRGPSNTWERKLHGKVYLVTGATSQSMGTSVVLQMAQLGAQLIILTREIDQWSTEWCEDLRDRTGNELIFMEKCDLADLWDVRKFATSWLDNSPPRRLDGIICMSGEMQPWGIPRLSVPKRRSSHDGLELQMATNFIGVFHLINLLQPSFKAQPPDRDVRIILTTCWLQVMGDINLDDPLWQDVKFDSSFKFFCSSKLQLGLCMMELQRRLLQEMQKGKTQDGVQRTGLNVSVTMVQPGTMRSPSLRRVISNGSIIVLIVLYCVILYPILWLFTKSGNRGAQSILYALMTPELEEINLKDDKVKYISDCSIVKFSRKEFDDEELQRKLFDTTEKKIFELEKQMAIKRKSAKTSGGKGKEAGKNQKKKKKKVTKSS
- the NCAS0G01870 gene encoding uncharacterized protein → MNNEIYETPNQSGESTTTTTSTGVAVVTKQGVTREEREFVKTSFLSNFYQGIRIILISTENLVTSLEERIRFTQYQPWLSFDSPKPEIYPCTIDQHKDILFLTVPLASIVDNLSEYCANECFKPENKKKNFLKTVITKVHQFRHTVITNEISREFGSRAFTPEDIETSDDLANIREKINRAKNTVGCLIFKKNANKKILKRINGPLFFWKRISCIGGKERQALRYLEQYEVNTYKRLYCCAMKLRLVCCLRWISKILCLVPFALGILLLSNLSLGPFGWNPLTILSMGVPLIGPILERQFFSELDPLIVSSYMKTFRLKPWNEDEEPKSNYKVIDALKNYIRSFRKKNKMQPNQITRADTSFHIE
- the NCAS0G01890 gene encoding uncharacterized protein, with protein sequence MNNEIYEMSNQNESSNFSLLTHSPSPSSSILVKRISQQGITEESKETVITNFNNGSYLGVRSIIISNEDFTPNLPENKEWKYYELVISQEYPRCGVCQCLINQYRETIFLYVRTPSLINSLSTYLLKECFKDKEKKKKPIKTVISKLHEYTEDKINHDIRVACKPKKLTLEFTDDDIAYSRQVIKKEKEMVEVLRFKSDYNKAVLQKINGRFFFWRRVPEIKKEEELSLRYIKKFEIDLYKEINGFSRILLIQYWIRIINWVLLIVQFILAGLLLRHVSLGGFGWGAWSVLSLGVLFIRPIIERIFFKKLDPQMVSIYRETYWLKPWKEKKKNGNSQNNAEHNNQNNIESGNEHI
- the NCAS0G01880 gene encoding uncharacterized protein, whose protein sequence is MDFECDNGLRLTRYLDENLTLTQKVLQKSKYSLLHHILSLGLDWTSRKSFRTGFWRVAEPMWFYVSQTTEQQRLWDYILTCYTSDDPSCLDMSPEEEQHMESLFDRETPILSLYGLDSLQESMFISCYIPEGCRDIFRWADSDCYEAIFKSSNTSVRKTIYPRRTFLKRYYPPWLTNCLPASSYSNVPFPVFFFKCQKKTAVLYRDLLLVYRRRAIVRGLEPTIGNIIDIFRNPPYEILIYFSKDGNIQYMPVYHDNDVTVPEIECYQKVFLWKLDMMTRRKTGGILGFIESCRSKKYEFGLECLNFATFEEFTKRFDCVSPESVVLDSIFTDSDIL